The nucleotide window GATAGCGCGCGCATCGCGCTGGGCGGCGACCACCTGGGCCCGAATCCATGGACCACGCTGGACGCGGGCGCCGCGATGGACAAGGCCGAGGTGATGGTGGCGGCCTATGTCGCCGCCGGCTTCCGCAAGATCCACCTCGACTGCTCGATGGCCTGCTCTGGCGATCCCACGCCGGTGCCGGAAAGCGAGATCGTCCGCCGCGCCGTGCGCCTCTGCCGCGCCGCGGAAGCCGCCTACGGGATGGCCGGCGGCGAGCCGCCGGTATACGTGATCGGTACGGAAGTGCCGGTGCCTGGCGGCGCCACCGAAGCGATCGAAGGACTGGAAACCACCACGCCGGCCGCCGCACGCGCGACCATCGAGGCGCATCGCGAGGCCTTCCACGCCGCAGGCCTGCAGCGCGCCTGGGAACGTGTCATCGCCTCGGTCGTACAGCCGGGCGTCGAGTTCGACCACCACGAGGTGATCGACTACCTGCCGCAGAAGGCGCGCGCACTGAGCGAGGCCATCGTGCCGATGCCGGGCATGGTGTACGAAGCGCATTCCACCGACTACCAGACACGCGAAGCGCTGCAGGCGCTGGTGCGGGACCATTTCGCCATCCTCAAGGTCGGCCCTGGCCTGACATTCGCATTGCGCGAGGCCCTGTGGGCGCTGGACGCGATCGAGCGCGAATGGATCGCTCCGGAAGCACGTGCCAACCTGCGCGAGGTCGCCATCAGGCGCTTGCACGAGCACCCCCTCCACTGGCGTCGCTACTACCACGGCGACGGGCGCGCGCTGGACATCGACCTGCAGTACAGCCTCAGCGACCGGATCCGCTATTACTGGCCGGATCCGGTGATCGAACAGGCGCGCGCCCGCCTGTTCGCCAACCTGCGCAACACGCCACCGCCGCTTCCGCTGGTCAGCCAACACCTCCCCCATGCATTGCATGCCCTCCGCCACGGCCGCGCGACACTCGATCCGCAGTCGCTGGCCATGGCGCATGTCAGTGCCGTCCTGGACGACTACCACCATGCCTGCCATCCCCATGAAGACCGCTGACCCTCTCGGCATACCCGAATCCGACCTGCTCGCCGGCGGCGCGCTATGGACCGCGCGCGAGATCGAACAGCAACCGGCCATGCTGGTGCGCACGCACACGCTGCTCGCCGGACTGCAGGCGCAGATCGATGCCTTCATCGGCCCGGTCGCGCAGGATGCGCGTGCGCGCGTCATCCTCACCGGCGCCGGGACGTCCGCCTACATCGGCCAGTGCCTCGCCCCCCTGCTCGACCGTCGCCTCCCGGCCCGGGTGGATGCGGTGCCGACCACCGACATCGTGAGCGCACCGCACCTCTACCTCGATCCCGCACAGCCCCTGCTGCTGGTTTCGTTCGGCCGCTCGGGCAACAGCCCGGAGAGCCTTGCCACGGTCGCGCTGGTTGAATCCATGGTCGCCGACGTGCGCCACCTGGTGGTGACCTGCAATCCGGAGGGCGCGCTCGGACGTGCACCGGCCCGCCACCTGCTGACGCTGCAGTTGCCGGAAGAAACGCACGATGCCAGCTTCGCCATGACATCCAGCTTCAGCTGCATGATGTACGCCACGCTCGCCGCCTGCGTGGGCGCCTCCCGGCTGGCGTCGCGCGTCCAGCCCATCAGCCAGGCCACTGCGCAGACCATCGATGGCGCCGGCGCGACCACCCAGGCGCTGGCGCTGGCCGGGTATGAGCGCGTGGTCTACCTTGGCAGCGGCGTGATGCAGGGCCTGGCGCGCGAGGCGGCGCTGAAGCTGGGCGAGCTGAGCAACGGCGCCGTCGCCACCTGCTACGACTCGCCGCTGGGCTTCCGCCACGGCCCCAAGACGTTCCTGCAGGCGCGCACGCTGGTGGTCGTCTTCGTGTCCAATGATCCCCTCACGCGCAAGTACGACCACGACCTGATCGACGAGCTGCGCCAGGACCGGGTGGCGGGCCGCGTCATCGAGGTGAGCGCGCAACCGCGTGCCGAAGCCGGCGGCGATACCATCGCGGTGCCGCTCCTCGCCGAGGCAGCCGATGTCGATCTGCTCTGGCCCTACGTGACCGTCGCCCAGATGTTCGCCTTCCATATGTCCCGTGCCCTGGGCCTTTCGCCCGACAACCCGAACAAGCAGGGCACGGTGAATCGCGTCGTGCAGGGCGTCCGGCTGCACACGGTGCCATGAACCCACGTTTCTACCTGGGCGTCGACGGCGGCGGCACGAAGACGCGGTTCGCCCTGATGGGCGACGCCGGCCAGCTGGTCGGGCAGGCCCAGACGGGGACCACCTACCACCCCGAAGTCGGCCTGGACGGCGTTGCCAGGATCCTGGCCGATGGCATCGCCCTGGTGCTCGAACAGGCAGGCCTGCACGACGCGCATGCCATCGAGTACGCCTTCTTCGGCCTGCCGGCGCATGGCGAAGACCCGATCGCGACTGCACGCCTGGATGCGATCCCCGCGCGGTTGCTGGGCCATGGACGCTATCGCTGCGACAACGACATGGTGTGCGGCTGGGCAGGATCGTTGGCCTGCGCGGACGGCATCAACATCGTCGCCGGCACGGGTTCGATCGGCTATGGCCAGCGCGGCGGCGTGGGTGCCCGCGGGGGCGGCTGGGGGGAGGCGTTCTCCGACGAGGGCTCCGCCTACTGGATCGCCGTGCAGGGCTTGAATGCCTACTCGCGGATGAGTGATGGGCGCTTGCCGAAGGGCGCGTTGCACGCCCTGATCAACCAGCGACTGGACCTTGCGACGGATCTGGACCTCTGCGCACGCATCTATGGGCCGAACGCCGGCTCGCGGGCCGACATCGCGCAGATCTCACGCATCGTCGCCGAGGCCGCGCGGGCGGGCGATACCGCCTCGCAAGACATATACGACCGCGCAGGCCTTGAACTGGCCCGGATCGTCATCGCGATCCGCGACCGTCTGGGCTTCATGGAGAGCGAAACCGTTCCCGTGTCGTACTCGGGGGGCGCCTTCAGCAGCGGCGACCTGCTGCTGCACCCCTTCGCCTCCGCCCTTCGAGCGGCGTCATCCTCCTTCGATCTCCGCACGCCATGCCACGACCCGCACTACGGCGCGGCGCTCTACGCGAAACTACTTTCCGGCGTGGTGGGCCCACCAGGACTCGAACCTGGAACCAAAGGATTATGAGTCCTCTGCTCTAACCATTGAGCTATAGGCCCGTTGTGCCGGAATTGTACCGGATGGGGCCAGGTCGATCGCGGGGTCGGCGGGGGCACCGCGCAGCTGCAGGGCGCGCGCGACGACGGGCGGCGGCGAAGTCTCTTCGGGCGTGCGCAACCATCCGTGCGCGCGCAGGTACTGGCCCGCGGACGCGGACGATGCAAGCAGGTTGATCGGCACCGACAGCACCATGCCCAGCACCACCGGCGCCATCCAGGCGGCCAGCGCCGGCGACACCAGGTACGCGAGCACGCCGGCGAACGCACCGACCAGCGTCAGGCCCGCATACCGGCGCAGCAGACTGCCCAGCGGCACACTGCCGTCGTCGCGGCGCTGCGTTTCCCAGCCCGAGTCGCGCCCGGCCAGCACCTCGGCGACGCCACGCGACTGCACGTACATGGTGACCGGCGCCATCAATGCCGCCATCACCGTCTCCAGCAGCGCGCTGCCGACGATGCGTACCGCGCCACCGCATGCACGGCGCAGGGCGGGATCGGACAGCGTGGCCAGGCAGCCCATGGCCTTGGGCGCCAGCAGCACCGCCATCGTGAAGTAGAAGACCCACAGGACCCGCTCCGGGTCGCCCCCGCGCCAGTACAGCGCGGGCGTGAATCCCTCCAGTTGCAGCTGGCCCAGGTTGAAGCCGGCCTGCTGCAGCGGAATGGCCAGGCCCACCAGCATGAGCATGGCCCACATCGGTGCGGTGAAGTAGTGGCCGATGCCCACCAGCAGGTGCAGCCGGCTGACCCAGTGCAGGCCGCGCGCCGGCAGCACCGCGCCATGCTGAAGATTGCCCTGGCACCAGCGCCGGTCGCGCACCAGCATGTCGGTCAGCGATGGCGGACCTTCCTCGTAGCTGCCCTGCAGGCCGGGCACCATGTGCACGGCCCAGCCACCCCGGCGCAGCAGCGCGGCCTCGACGAAGTCGTGGCTCAGCACGGCGCCGGCGAACGGCTTGCCGCCGCCCAGGTGCGGCAGGCCCGCGTGCGCGGCGAAGGCCGCCGTGCGGATCAGCGCATTGTGGCCCCAGTAATTGCCCTCGGCGCCGTGCCACCATGCCACGCCCTGGGCGACGACGGGGCCGTAGACGCGGGCCGCGAACTGCTGCATGCGCGCGAAGAAGGTGCGCCCGTTGACGATCATAGGCAGCGTCTGCAGCAGGGCCAGCTGCGGATGCTTCTCCATGGCCGAAACCAGGCGCACGAGCGTGTCGCCGGTCATCAGGCTGTCGGCGTCCAGGATCAGCATGTGCGGATAGGCGGCGCCGAACCGGCGTACCCACTCGGCGATGTTGCCCGCCTTGCGCTCGGTGTTGTCCTCACGGCGCCGGTAGTACACCCGCGCCGTCGGGCCCAGCCGGCGTTTCAACTCCAGGACCGCGCGCACCTCCTCCTGCCTGACCTGCGCCCGGGTGGTGTCGCTGAGCACGAAGAAGTCGAAACGATCCAGCTGCCCCGTGCCCGCCAGCGATTCGTGCATCGCCCGCAGCCCTGCCAGCAGACGATGGGGATCTTCGTTGTAGGTGGGCAGAAGCAGCGCCGTGCGCGTCGCTAGCGCGGGCAGCGGCGCCTCGGGATCCATGCCTAACGGCATCGCGCGACGCGACACCACCTGGATGAAGCCGGCCAGCGCGCTGGAGAAGGCCAGCGCGACCCATGCGAACAGCGCCACGAACAGCAGCAGCACCACGCCTTCCAGCACGTCGATGCCACCGCCCCGCAACACCCACCAGATCTGGTAGGTCGCCAGCAGCGTGAGCGATGCCGCGCCACCGATCACCACCGCGCGGCGTCCGCCGATGTCGCGGGGCGAGGTGGGCAACCGGCGCGTGGACAAGCGGCCCGCGGCCAGATCCTGCACCGGCATGGCGAGCGGCGACTCGGGGGGCAGCCACGACTGCGATGCGGAGACGTCGTCGGTAGGGGAGTGGCTCATGCTCAGGTGCTCCAGCGGTACAGCCAGGTTTCGGACAGCGGCACGTGCCCCTCCAGCACGCGCGCATGCAGTTCGACATCGCGTCCGTCGGCGGTGTCGGCCTGGGGGCGGAACTCGAAGCTCAGCCGCCAGCCCTGCGTCTCCGGGTTGGGATACACGACCGCACCGCTCACTTCGCCGCGCGCCGCCCAGACATCGGGCTTCAACGTCGCCTCGCGCGGCATCGAGGCCAGGCGGCCGCCCTCCAGGTCGATCACGACCAGCCGGCGCGCCGGATCGGGCGCGGCGCCGATGCGCGTGTCGCTGACGATGGCCAGGCCGTCCTTCCAGCGGTGCATGTCGCACCAATGCATGCGGTAGTCGAAGCGGTGCTCGCGGCCGGCGCGCAACGGGCGCTCGGGCCGCCAGAACGCGACGATGTTGTCGTGGTACTCGTCGCCGGTGGGAATCTCCACCAGCGTCACCGCGCCCTTGCCCCAGTCGCCCAGGGGTTCGATCCACAGGCTGGGGCGCTGGTGGTAGCGCGCCTCGATGTCGGCATAGTCGCCGAAGCCGCGCTTGCGCTGCATCAGGCCGAAGCCGCGCGGATGCATGTCCATGAAGGCGCTGGCCTGCACCCGCGGCGGGTTGCTGAGCGGGCGCCATATCTGGTCGCCGTGGCCGTTGAAGATCGCCAAGCCATCGGAATCGTGCACGGCGGGACGGTAGTCGTCGGTGCCCACGCGATCGCCGGCATCGAACTCGAACATGCTGGTCAGGGGCGCGATGCCGGCGCGCGCCAGATCCACGCGCGGGTACAGCCTGGACCGCACGTCGATCACGGTCTCGGCGCCGGGCTTCATGTCGAAGCGGAACGCACCGGCCACGCTGGGGCTGTCGAGCAGGGCATGCACGACCAGGTGATCCGCCCCGGGTGCCGGCTGTTCGATCCAGAACGCGCGGAAGACCGGGAACTCCTCGGCGCCGGCATCGCCACTGCCCAGCGCGAGTCCGCGCGCGGAAAGGCCATAGGCGTGTCCCCTGCCCAGCGCGCGGAAGTAGCTGGCGCCCAGGAAGGCGACCAGTTCGTCGTAGACGCCGGGCGAGTTGAGCGGCGTATGCACGCGGAAGCCCGCAAAGCCCAGATCGCCGGCGAGTTCGGGCTTGGTTCCCGGCGGGAACGAGAACAGTTCCGGCGCATACGCGATGGGCGTCGCACGGCCTTGGTCCACGCGGTACAGCTCGACGCGCTGCTTGAACAGGAAGCCGCGGTGGAA belongs to Pseudoxanthomonas sp. F37 and includes:
- a CDS encoding D-tagatose-bisphosphate aldolase, class II, non-catalytic subunit produces the protein MHALLDLVARHKQGHALGVTSVCSAHPIVIEATLRHAMAKASTLVLFEATCNQVNQDGGYTGMTPADFVAFVHGIAERVGFDSARIALGGDHLGPNPWTTLDAGAAMDKAEVMVAAYVAAGFRKIHLDCSMACSGDPTPVPESEIVRRAVRLCRAAEAAYGMAGGEPPVYVIGTEVPVPGGATEAIEGLETTTPAAARATIEAHREAFHAAGLQRAWERVIASVVQPGVEFDHHEVIDYLPQKARALSEAIVPMPGMVYEAHSTDYQTREALQALVRDHFAILKVGPGLTFALREALWALDAIEREWIAPEARANLREVAIRRLHEHPLHWRRYYHGDGRALDIDLQYSLSDRIRYYWPDPVIEQARARLFANLRNTPPPLPLVSQHLPHALHALRHGRATLDPQSLAMAHVSAVLDDYHHACHPHEDR
- a CDS encoding glucan biosynthesis protein G, with the translated sequence MALLGGMPRVLAQATTSADAGTTSTRFTVETVPALARSLARQPYRAPDQTLPASLDTGYDAYRDLRFDPQQAIWRKQGLPFQLQMFHRGFLFKQRVELYRVDQGRATPIAYAPELFSFPPGTKPELAGDLGFAGFRVHTPLNSPGVYDELVAFLGASYFRALGRGHAYGLSARGLALGSGDAGAEEFPVFRAFWIEQPAPGADHLVVHALLDSPSVAGAFRFDMKPGAETVIDVRSRLYPRVDLARAGIAPLTSMFEFDAGDRVGTDDYRPAVHDSDGLAIFNGHGDQIWRPLSNPPRVQASAFMDMHPRGFGLMQRKRGFGDYADIEARYHQRPSLWIEPLGDWGKGAVTLVEIPTGDEYHDNIVAFWRPERPLRAGREHRFDYRMHWCDMHRWKDGLAIVSDTRIGAAPDPARRLVVIDLEGGRLASMPREATLKPDVWAARGEVSGAVVYPNPETQGWRLSFEFRPQADTADGRDVELHARVLEGHVPLSETWLYRWST
- the mdoH gene encoding glucans biosynthesis glucosyltransferase MdoH, with the translated sequence MSHSPTDDVSASQSWLPPESPLAMPVQDLAAGRLSTRRLPTSPRDIGGRRAVVIGGAASLTLLATYQIWWVLRGGGIDVLEGVVLLLFVALFAWVALAFSSALAGFIQVVSRRAMPLGMDPEAPLPALATRTALLLPTYNEDPHRLLAGLRAMHESLAGTGQLDRFDFFVLSDTTRAQVRQEEVRAVLELKRRLGPTARVYYRRREDNTERKAGNIAEWVRRFGAAYPHMLILDADSLMTGDTLVRLVSAMEKHPQLALLQTLPMIVNGRTFFARMQQFAARVYGPVVAQGVAWWHGAEGNYWGHNALIRTAAFAAHAGLPHLGGGKPFAGAVLSHDFVEAALLRRGGWAVHMVPGLQGSYEEGPPSLTDMLVRDRRWCQGNLQHGAVLPARGLHWVSRLHLLVGIGHYFTAPMWAMLMLVGLAIPLQQAGFNLGQLQLEGFTPALYWRGGDPERVLWVFYFTMAVLLAPKAMGCLATLSDPALRRACGGAVRIVGSALLETVMAALMAPVTMYVQSRGVAEVLAGRDSGWETQRRDDGSVPLGSLLRRYAGLTLVGAFAGVLAYLVSPALAAWMAPVVLGMVLSVPINLLASSASAGQYLRAHGWLRTPEETSPPPVVARALQLRGAPADPAIDLAPSGTIPAQRAYSSMVRAEDS
- a CDS encoding SIS domain-containing protein — translated: MKTADPLGIPESDLLAGGALWTAREIEQQPAMLVRTHTLLAGLQAQIDAFIGPVAQDARARVILTGAGTSAYIGQCLAPLLDRRLPARVDAVPTTDIVSAPHLYLDPAQPLLLVSFGRSGNSPESLATVALVESMVADVRHLVVTCNPEGALGRAPARHLLTLQLPEETHDASFAMTSSFSCMMYATLAACVGASRLASRVQPISQATAQTIDGAGATTQALALAGYERVVYLGSGVMQGLAREAALKLGELSNGAVATCYDSPLGFRHGPKTFLQARTLVVVFVSNDPLTRKYDHDLIDELRQDRVAGRVIEVSAQPRAEAGGDTIAVPLLAEAADVDLLWPYVTVAQMFAFHMSRALGLSPDNPNKQGTVNRVVQGVRLHTVP
- a CDS encoding BadF/BadG/BcrA/BcrD ATPase family protein; the protein is MGDAGQLVGQAQTGTTYHPEVGLDGVARILADGIALVLEQAGLHDAHAIEYAFFGLPAHGEDPIATARLDAIPARLLGHGRYRCDNDMVCGWAGSLACADGINIVAGTGSIGYGQRGGVGARGGGWGEAFSDEGSAYWIAVQGLNAYSRMSDGRLPKGALHALINQRLDLATDLDLCARIYGPNAGSRADIAQISRIVAEAARAGDTASQDIYDRAGLELARIVIAIRDRLGFMESETVPVSYSGGAFSSGDLLLHPFASALRAASSSFDLRTPCHDPHYGAALYAKLLSGVVGPPGLEPGTKGL